A window of the Ipomoea triloba cultivar NCNSP0323 chromosome 14, ASM357664v1 genome harbors these coding sequences:
- the LOC116004764 gene encoding leucine-rich repeat extensin-like protein 3, whose product MRYEVVKRLVPKGPDPIQPPSSISTDDFHMRYGAVKRKVPSGPDPIVSPAPPSDDFNMRYGAVKRKVPSGPDPIVSPAPPLDDFHMRYGAVKRKVPNGPDPIVSLAPPSVDFHMRYGALKRKVPSGPDPIVSPSPPSDDFHMRYGAVKRKVRSGLDPIVSPAPPSDYFHMRYGAVKRKVPSGPDPIVSPAPPSDYFHMRYGAVKRKVPCGLDPIVSPSPPSDEFHMRYGAVKRKVPSGPDPIVSPSSPW is encoded by the coding sequence ATGAGATATGAGGTTGTGAAGAGATTGGTTCCTAAGGGTCCAGATCCTATCCAACCACCCTCATCAATATCAACAGATGATTTCCATATGAGATATGGGGCAGTGAAGAGAAAAGTTCCTAGTGGTCCAGACCCTATCGTATCACCCGCACCACCCTCAGATGATTTTAATATGAGATATGGGGCAGTGAAGAGAAAAGTTCCTAGTGGTCCAGACCCTATCGTATCACCCGCACCACCCTTAGATGATTTTCATATGAGATATGGGGCAGTGAAGAGAAAAGTTCCTAATGGTCCAGACCCTATCGTATCACTCGCACCACCCTCGGTTGATTTTCATATGAGATATGGGGCACTGAAGAGAAAAGTTCCTAGTGGTCCAGACCCTATTGTATCACCCTCACCACCCTCAGATGATTTTCATATGAGATATGGGGCAGTGAAGAGAAAAGTTCGTAGTGGCCTAGACCCTATCGTATCACCCGCACCACCCTCGGATTATTTTCATATGAGATATGGGGCAGTGAAGAGAAAAGTTCCTAGTGGTCCAGACCCTATCGTATCACCCGCACCACCCTCGGATTATTTTCATATGAGATATGGGGCAGTGAAGAGAAAAGTTCCTTGTGGTCTAGACCCTATCGTATCACCCTCACCACCCTCAGATGAATTTCATATGAGATATGGCGCAGTGAAGAGAAAAGTTCCTAGTGGTCCAGACCCTATCGTATCACCCTCATCACCCTGGTGA
- the LOC116004765 gene encoding pollen-specific leucine-rich repeat extensin-like protein 4, whose translation MKLEYQLHLFAFFLLFVLISSSPTNQNQHHNDFDMRYEVVKRLVPKGPDPIQPPSSISTDDFHMRYGAVKRKVPSGPDPIVSPAPPSDDFNMRYGAVKRKVPSGPDPIVSPAPPSDDFHMRYGAVKRKVPSGPDPIVSPARKVPSGPDPIVSPAPPLDDFHMRYGAVKRKVPSGPDPIVSPAPKVPSGPDPIVSPAPPSDDFHMRYGAVKRKVPSVPDPIVSPSPPSDDFHMRYGAVKRKVPSGPDPIVSPSSPW comes from the coding sequence ATGAAGTTGGAATACCAACTTCATTTGTTTGCATTCTTTCTCCTATTTGTACTTATTTCATCATCACCtacaaatcaaaatcaacatcatAATGATTTTGATATGAGATATGAGGTTGTGAAGAGATTGGTTCCTAAGGGTCCAGATCCTATCCAACCACCCTCATCAATATCAACAGATGATTTCCATATGAGATATGGGGCAGTGAAGAGAAAAGTTCCTAGTGGTCCAGACCCTATCGTATCACCCGCACCACCCTCAGATGATTTTAATATGAGATATGGGGCAGTGAAGAGAAAAGTTCCTAGTGGTCCAGACCCTATCGTATCACCCGCACCACCCTCAGATGATTTTCATATGAGATATGGGGCAGTGAAGAGAAAAGTTCCTAGTGGTCCAGACCCTATCGTATCACCCGCAAGAAAAGTTCCTAGTGGTCCAGACCCTATCGTATCACCCGCACCACCCTTAGATGATTTTCATATGAGATATGGGGCAGTGAAGAGAAAAGTTCCTAGTGGTCCAGACCCTATCGTATCACCCGCACCAAAAGTTCCTAGTGGTCCAGACCCTATCGTATCACCCGCACCACCCTCGGATGATTTTCATATGAGATATGGGGCAGTGAAGAGAAAAGTTCCTAGTGTTCCAGACCCTATCGTATCACCCTCACCACCCTCAGATGATTTTCATATGAGATATGGCGCAGTGAAGAGAAAAGTTCCTAGTGGTCCAGACCCTATCGTATCACCCTCATCACCCTGGTGA